The DNA segment TAACAGCCCATAGTGGATTGGGATTAAGGTGATAATCAAATATTTTGTGATCATTTTAATGTCTATAAGTCATCATGTGGCAAACATTTAAATCAATCCCGTCCATATGTCACGGATTCAGGATATAAATCTTTAGCGGAGCACCGATGGGCCATATTGAACAAAGCAATAAAGGTTGGTCATAAGACAAGCCGTTCCTATATTAGCAGGAGCTAGCCCAAACACGGGATCTTTTTCTGCCAAAACATATTGACTTTATAACGAAATGTTGTACTATTTAGTTTAAAAAATTTTGAGCTTTTGCACCGAGGTGGCCATGATGAAGTATGCCTTTGCTAAGCGGGTTCGTCATTTGCAATCATCCGCGGTTCGTGAGATTCTAAAAGTAGTCAGCGAGGGAAATGTGATTTCATTTGCCGGTGGTTTGCCCGAAGAAGATTTATTTCCGATGGAAGAAATTAAAGAGGCCTTTGAAAAAGTGTTTTCCTCAGGCAAAAAATCATTACAGTACATTGAAACAGAAGGGTACCGTCCCCTTCGGGAAATATTGATTGAACGCATGAAGAAAAAAGGCATTTCAGGGTACACTGCAGAAGAGGTTTTGCTAACCACGGATCACAACAAGCGATTTATTTATTTTCAAAAGTGTTCTTTAATCCGGGAGATATCGTCTTAACCGAAAACCCTGCATACTTGGCAGCATTGCAAGTGTTTGAATCGTATGAAGCCCATGTTATTGGCGTTGAGTCGGATGAGCACGGTATGCTTCCCGACGACTTGGAGGCAAAAATTAAACGGTACCGTCCAAAATGTATTTATGTGGTGCCAACATTTTCCAATCAAACGGGAAAAGTATGGTCGCCGGAAAGGCGCAAGCTGCTCTTGAAACGAAACTCCCTCAAACATATCATGTGATTATTTTTGAAGATGATCCGTACAGTGATATTCATTTTCACAAGGATGAACAAATATTGGCCGATTGCTGCTCTTGATGAGGGTACCCATGTGTTGTACACGAGCACGTTTTCTAAAACAGCCGCTCCAGCTTAGCGAACAGGTTGGATCGTCGGCCCTCATCAGATAATCTGCATCATGTCACAAGCCAAGCAAGCCAATGACCTTCATTCGAACTCATTGGCACAGCAAGCTTTATACTACTTATGCCGGGGTTTTGATTTGGATGGTCATATTGACAAGCTGATTGACGTGTATTATGCACGGATGACTTGATGCTCAATGAATTAGAGAAAGCAAACCTTCCCGGGCTGTCTTATGTTGTGCCCAAAGGAATGGTATTATTAACAGCTGTGGTTTAAGAGGAAGCTAAAACAAGCAGCTATTTTAGCGCAAGATGAACAGGTCATTGCGGAGGGAATAAGATGTCAACGGGAATGATTGTGTATATTATTGTAATGAGCTGGACACTCCTCGTTGTCGGTGGAATAACTTTTTTAATGTATAAGTATGAAGACTATACATTGATCAGCGGCTTTGCCAACCGGCCCAAAGAAGAGCAAGAACATCTGATCAAAAACGGGTATACACAAGCGGTCAAGCGCTTCCTGTTAACTTCTACACTTATATTATTGGCTACATTTGTCCTAAGTCTGTTCAGGATCCCGTGGGTGATGGAAGTAGGATTTTCGGTTCTCACTTTACATGTCTTAGGCGGCATGGTTTATATTCAGCGCTATGAAGTGGAGCATAAGAAGAAGAGAGGTTATGTGCTGACAGGGAGCATCAGCGCTGTAATATTGATCGGGATAATTGGGTTGCTGGTCTGGTCATTTCAGCCCCATATGGTCAGTATTGACCAGGAAGAACTGCACATCTCAGGGATATATGGTGTCACCATACCTTTGGAAGAAGTTGAACAGGTGGAACGCTTAGATCGTCTGCCGCCCGTTCAAATGAAGACCAATGGTGTTGCTGTGCGCGGGTTGTTGAAGGGAGATTTCCTGATTGAAGGGTATGGTGCTGTGCGTTTGTTTGTCCGTGGTGAACCGTCTCCGGTGTTATATATTGAAACGGAAAAGCGGCGGATCATGCTTAATGGGGATGAGGAACAGCTGGATGAGTGGTACAAGACCTTGCGTGCCCAACTGCAAGTTGGCTAAGAGGAGAGGAAAAATTACAGGTCCCGCCGAAAACGGGTATAGCGTACAGGAATATAAACGTATAAAGCTCCCGGAATATGACCTGGAAATGAGGATAACCTGGGGAGACAAAGACCGTAAAGGACTCAGAAACATAGATATATCTATTTCAATGTCATATTTGGGATTCTGACCGTAAGTATAGTCTGTATTTGCTGTATATGGGCTCGTATTGATCCTTGTTTTTAGAAAAATTTGCAATTACTGGGGATACGATGTTCTCCTAAAGAGCATCTATCCTTTTTTATGATATTGAAAAAACGGTCATGATCATTAGAGTTGATAATGATAATTATTATCATCTAATATCGAAATTGAAGCAATGGTCGGGAGGCATGCAGATGGCATTACCTTGTACTAGCTTACATTACTTGGACGCACAGGAGCTTAAAATAGAAACAGGAGATTCATTGACCTGGCTACTGATGAAGAGCAATATCGGTTTGGCTACGTCAATCAGGAGGGTGTAGGCATCCGCTTGTACGTCAGTCAACAAGAAACATCTGCCTTGCTTGAGAGTGGGACGTTATTTTTGCTTCCGGCAGAAAGCATATGCACCATCTATAATCGTGCAACCCAAAAAGCTCACGTTGTGCTGGTCCGCTTTCAATGGACAGGTGAAGAACCATTACGCAGCTCTCTAGCCGGTCAGTCTGGGCTAAACATTCACCATTTGCGCTTGACCCAGGCTCACAATTGGATGGAGGCCTTCTTAAAGAGTCGCTCATGAGCTGGCTACCAGGATGAGTATTATTTCAGCCGGCTGTTCAAAAAACAAATGGGTCTTTCCCCCACAGAGTATGCAGCCCGTGCCCAAAAAAGGAATGCCAATCTTTCTCCTGTCTTCCATGATGATTTAACTGTGTTAGGGATCAATCCCTTCATCAGTTTATAACGGGGCTGGTCTAAACAGCCTGACAGATACCTGGAACAGATCCGAAACTTGTCCAGATTTTATTTTCACTTCGCCCGTTCCGGAATATATCTATCAACATTTGACAGAGATCGCACCGGGATGACGTACAATATTTTGTGTAAGCATTTGAAAAAATAAAAATAGGCAGGGTATCCTCGGAATTGTCCAGATTCCATAAGAGAAAGGAGTACCCTACCTTATCGTATAAAGTGTAACAAATTCCGGAATAGAAAATCAACTAGATCACTTGTTAAGAGCATTTGTTAAAGAAATACTTGAGCTCATGATGAGAGAGGAGCTTGAAAACTTTTTAAAGGTCGAAAGACCTCATGAACCTAACTGCAAAAATGGTTATTATCAACGTTTGGTGTTAGTATAGTTTCATGGACACATTTTAGTTAAGTCCCAAACAGGATTTCACCACCAACACCATCAATGAGAAGTGGGTCGCCGATATCACCTACATTCATACCCTTAAAGATGGATGGTGTTACTTGGCTTCGTGATGCAGCCTAAACGCGGGCTTATTCTGCACATGGATTTGGGGACACCATATACGAGTGAAGCATTTGAGCAATATGTCAAATCTCAGGGCATCATACAGTCATTCAGCCGAAAGGGATGTCCTTATGACAATGCATGTATAGAAGGGTGGTATAACCGTAAAAGAATCCATAGCCGCCTGGGTTACAGAACACCTCAGGAAGTGGAAGATCTTTTGAAACATTCGGCTTAAAACTTAACTTTTTTGTGTCCAGGATATTGACTCAAATCCACTACAAGCAGTTGAGGAATTGTGGTACAAAAAGCAATAGAACATACGTTTTCTGACAACACAATGTCAAAAGTATATGCTAAAACCAAGGGGGTTGATGAAGATGCCCGTCTGTCAAAACTGTGGAGAAAGATGGACTTGGAATCAAACGTTTAAAAGAATGTTTACGTTGGACGCAAGTATGAGATGTCCGTACTGTGAAAAAAAGCAATATCTTACAACAAAATCAAGAAGAAGGAGCAGTTTATGTGGCTTTGTACCTCCCCTTACACTTCTTCTTCCGATAATATTTGATGCATCATCTTTAACCACGATAATCATTTTGATAGGGAGTTCTTTATTGATGATTGGAATTTGGCCGTTTTTTATTGAATTATCTAATCAAGAGGAACCTCTTTGGTAGTAGTGAAAATGACGAAGCTGATATGCCTGCGAACACCCTTCCAGCCCGTGTTGTCAGGGTAGTAGATGGTGACACATTTGTAGCGAACATCAACGGAAAAGAAGAGAAAGTCCGGTTAATTCTTGTTGATACACCGGAAACGGTTCATTCATCTAAACCAACAGAGCTGTTTGGCCCCGAAGCGTCCGAGTTTGCAAAGGAAATGTTGGAAGGAAAAGAAGTGAGGTTGGAATTGGATGTATCCGAACGGGATCGTTACGGTCGTGTCCTTGTCTACGTCGATAAAGCATCAGAAAATAAAGATAGAGTGACTGATGATCAAACAACAAATACGTTCCATTATAACAAAACAGAATTTGAAACAAAGAAAAATTTTCGGCCAGGTTTTGCGTTTTTTGCAGGTATCGTGGTTGGAGTTTTTATAGTAACCATTAGTCTACTTTATAATGATCATTTGTCATTACAATCATCAGATGCTGTTTCCAGTGAATTTGATTCTGTTCAGGGCTTTACCTACAATGAAGAATTTCCAAACAATATTTCAGTAGAAAACTTAGAAGAGGTTATTCCAATTGAAATAGAAGCCATTGAGACCATTAATCAAGCAAATTATCTATATAGTCATAGGTACGGTTTTGTACCTGATCACATAGCTGAACAAGAGGAAAAAGAAAGTTTATAAGCTATTATTGAAAGTTTTCCCGAAGAATGGCCTGTTGGTCTAATGATTGTTAGAAGTCAATCTTCTAACGCAAACCTATGAGTTGATTATTTTCCCGTAATCAAAACACAAACTGGTTATCTATTTTGCAGATTATTATCTGAGCTTTTTGCAAAATAACATTTTTACCGTCAGGTAACAAAAAGTTTGGCATCAAGTACCATAATTGGTTGTAAAGCGATTGTTCTGAGGTGATTGAGGGTATGCTTTCCCCTCCCCACCATATGCGGGCTTGTCATTTCCAGTATGCTTGACACAATTTACTATGCTACTGCTTCTTTCTGACCTTGCTTGGCTACTATCAGTGCACTTAATAGCAAAACAATCGCATTCAGGCAGATGTGTGTTTTTACTTTTTGTATCCCACGCACATGCAGTCTGTTCGCTGTGAGACAGGTCTTCATGCGAGAGATACACCGCTCGACGGATGTTCTTTCGTTATACAGCGCTTTCCATTGTTGGGTGTCATGGTGTGAACGGCTGTATCGTCTTAAGTCTTCTTCCGGTCGGATTTTGACCACCATGCCATAGATTCGAAGATGAGCAGGCCGCCATACCTAATGGACGATCCACCTTTCGGGGGTTCCTTTTCATTGCGTAAATTTAACGGAAGGTTGTAAAGGTATCAATGCCTTCCAGTAGAGCGACGAGTAAAGCTCTTAAAATCTCTTGGCGGCAGTGACCGGCTGCGCCCCGGGGTGAAGCGATTCTCAACTTTTTAGCATATGGATGTAAGTCCATATGCTAAAAAAGAGAGGCAATCTCTCACGAGATTCTAATTTTTACAGTTGTTCGAAGGAAAACAGGCTTTCTTGGAGAATATACATAGATCCTTTCTTGATTTTTCTTGTTTGGTCACTTGAAATATTCTCCAAGAAGGGGTGAAGTCCTTTATTTGGACCTCAAATCCTTTGTATTTCAATGGCTCTATTTAATTCAAAATGCTCAAATGAATTAGAGGAAATCAAGAATGGACTACATTAATGGGGAACAAGTGGTGCAGAATAAGAACCCTAAGAAAAAATTTGGGAGCACAGTCAAACGCATACGATGCTCCCTGTTTCAGCCGGTTCATGACATGTTTTTTAGCGCATCAGTGATTGGTGTTTCACCTGATATAACGTCAAACCCCCGCTTTAAAGTATTTTCCTCATTCAGTGAAGCGACAATGGTGGCAGCGACATCCTCACGTGGAATCGATCCTCTCTCAAGTTGTTCCCCGACAGAAATTTTTCCTGTTCCCGGTTCATTAAGCAAGCGACCGGGGCGGATAATCGTATAATTGAGCTGGCTAGACATCAGCATTCTATCTGCATAATGCTTTGCTGCAAAGTAATGCTTTATCCCTTCCCTCCATTTCTCCCTAATATGGGCAGAAAGAGCGCTGACCATAATAAACCGTTTGATGTTAGCCTGTTCGGCTGCTTCTATCGTTTTTACGGCTCCGTCAAGATCAACAAGTATTGTTTTATCCGGGCCTGTATGACTACCAGATCCCGCCGTAAAAACAATGGCTTCACATCCCTCTGCTGCTTTCCTTATTTCCTCGACAGTGCCTTCCAAATCGGCCACCACAGTTTCTACTCCTTGTTCTTGAAAAAATTGGGCTTGTTCATCATTTCTGACCATCGCCCGTACTTCATGTTCCCTACTGTTAGATAATAACCGAACGAGGTGCCGGCCAATTTGTCCATTGGCTCCAACAACCAACACTTTCATACCCGTTACTCTCCTATCATTGTAGTTTGATTAGACATTATTCACTTATATATATTTACATGCTTATGGTTTCTTATACCTTATCTCATAAGTGCAGGTATCGTCAAGAATTTTGTGTAAGCCCGTAGGGCACCTCTGGAATCGTGACTATATTTATATATTTAGATCTTCATCATTCTTAATTACTAATGAAAAAGTATCAGAAGGTTCTGTCAAGGGCGAAGTGTATACGAGCCCCTTGACAGGTTTTTCGAACTTTTTAAAATGGCATAAGGATGATGAAGCTTATATCTCATATCGTTCTTTAAACATAGCTTGCAAGCTTCCTCGCTAAATCATATGGATTTGAGAAAAATAATAGTTGACCATACTGCTAGTAAAACAAAGTTTTCGAAGGTATGGTCAAATGAAAGATTTTCAAAAAGAATTAAATGTGTTAAATGTGCTTCAAGAAGCATTGCACATTGAGCAACCTTGGTATGTGAGTTCACATTTATTAGATCGTGAACATGAAATACTGCATATATATCTAGACTTCCCGCGGGGAAGTAAATTTATGTGCTCCCATTGCGGTGCTTACCATCAGCCTGTCCATGATATTGTAGATGAAAATAGAACTTGGAGACACCTGGANTGTAGATGAAAATAGAACTTGGAGACACCTGGATTTTTGGGAATACAAGACATACTTACACGCTCGACTTCCGAGGACGAAGTGTGAGCAATGCGGAAAAACACGTACTGTCCAAGTAGGGTGGTCAAGACCAAAGAATCACTTTACTTGGAAATTTGAATCCTATGTCTTATCACTGATGAAAGAAATGCCTGTAGCTGCTGTTGCCAGAGAAGTTCGAGAACACGATACTCGATTATGGCGTATATTTCACTATTATGTGCATCGTGCGATGCAAGCATTAGATCTGAGTACAGTTAAACGAATGGCCATTGACGAAACGTCTGTCCGTAGAGGGCATGATTATATTACATTATTTGTTGATGTTGACACGAAAAAGGTCTTATTTGCAACTGAAGGCAAAGACTCCAGTGTTTGATCTCAGTTTAAAGAACACCTTAAAGATAAAGGGATACCTGCTTCACAAATTGAAGAATGTTGCTGTGACATGTCCCCCGCTTTTATCAAAGGGATTGAAAGTACTTTTCCGAATGCAAAAATAACTTATGATAAATTTCATGTCATGAAAATGGTCAATGAAGCGGTAGATACGGTTCGTCGTGCAGAACAAAAAGAAGTCGATGACTTAAAAAAGACACGATACATCTGGTTGAAAAACGAACAAAACCTTACGGCTAAACAGCGTGAACAGCTGATCAAACTCAAAGATACAAATCTAAAAACAGCAAGAGCATATAAGATTAAACTTGCCCTTCAGGACTTTTGGACGTATCCGGCAATCTTAGCCGATTTATATTTCAACGATTGGTACAGCTGGGCTATTCGTTCACAACTTGAACCCATCAAAGAGGTCGCTCGTTCCCTTAAGAGACATCAGGATGGCATCCTTCGATGGTTTCAAACGAAAATCACAAATGGCCTTCTTGAACGCATTAACAGTCTCGTTCAAGCATCAAAACGTAAAGCAAGGGGCTATAGAACAACCAAAAACTTCATCAGCATGGTTTATGCAACGGCTAATAAGTTAGATGTGGTCGCTAAGCCCTAAGGGCTGGACTTATTCTTTGTCAGCTTAATAACATCCACCTCTATTCTCGGGATCGCGGTCAAGCGGTTTGGGCTTGAGGGCTCTCCCGAGAATAGAGATACTATGAAAAGTTGACAAGGATAATCTTCTCTACTTCTTGCTAATTCCACAGTAAATAGCGAAGAGCCTATTTTTTGAACAAGATCAAGAAACAACTGTGATAGCAGTGACGTATTCACTTCGTTATTCTTTCTAGATAGTTGTGAAGCGCTGATGGATTGAAGTCCAAGCTCAGCTTGGAAATCCTCGTCAAGCAAACCATCAGAGATATCTCTCAAACTCTTCTTCTCATGCAACTGAGCATGAATCATAAGAAGGAGATACGCTTTCGTTGTCAGCTTCTTCACATATTTGTCTTGCTGAGTTTTTTCAACTCTTTCTTGAAAATTTAACATATTGATGGGTTCTACCCATTTACCAAATGAAGAAAATAGGGTATTCTTGTCCATAACAGAGGTCCTTTACATTGGATTTGGACAGGAAACCACCTGTGCTTTCCATTGTAAAGGATTTTTTGTCCTGCGGACAATATAAATCTGAACAATATGTGTATTGTGAATGTTCAAATTTAATTAATGCAACACTAGTGGTCCAGGATATTGACTCAAATCTATAATGACATTCTCGTATCTGTGTATGGAACGTTACGAAAAGGAGATTATAACCATCATTTTTTACAAAACGCCACATTAGTGGCTGACAACTGCTGGACAAATGGAAGGCTGTACGATACGGGCTGTGGTTATCCAGCGCTTGTTCCTCACCCAACAGAGCGCGTGATCGGAGAGGTGTATGTGGTTGATGAAGCTACTCTCAACCAACTCAACGAACTGGAAGGCTATAATGTTGAAGGTGAAGATAATTTGTACGAACGTACGATCCAAAAAGTGTTTGACAATCGCTCGAATAGCTCACATTTGCTTGAAGCATACGTTTATATTTTCACGAATGAAAAGGCTGGCGACCTTCCTCTCATAAAATGTGGCGACTGGATGGAACAAAAATAGGATTTAGGACTTATGTTTTATTAGAACGGCGATGGCTAATATTACAAAGGAATTGGGTCTGAATTCTTTTTTTTGAAAATTCACCCAAATTATATTGACGCTGTATTTGTCATCATGGTAATCTAATTGAGGAACAGAGTTTCACAATAAAAGTTTTGGAGGTGGTATATATTTTTGAGTGGTTTGTCATCATGTTCTTATTCAT comes from the Caldalkalibacillus thermarum genome and includes:
- a CDS encoding PH domain-containing protein produces the protein MSTGMIVYIIVMSWTLLVVGGITFLMYKYEDYTLISGFANRPKEEQEHLIKNGYTQAVKRFLLTSTLILLATFVLSLFRIPWVMEVGFSVLTLHVLGGMVYIQRYEVEHKKKRGYVLTGSISAVILIGIIGLLVWSFQPHMVSIDQEELHISGIYGVTIPLEEVEQVERLDRLPPVQMKTNGVAVRGLLKGDFLIEGYGAVRLFVRGEPSPVLYIETEKRRIMLNGDEEQLDEWYKTLRAQLQVG
- a CDS encoding gamma-glutamylcyclotransferase family protein; the protein is MTQIYNDILVSVYGTLRKGDYNHHFLQNATLVADNCWTNGRLYDTGCGYPALVPHPTERVIGEVYVVDEATLNQLNELEGYNVEGEDNLYERTIQKVFDNRSNSSHLLEAYVYIFTNEKAGDLPLIKCGDWMEQK
- a CDS encoding thermonuclease family protein, whose protein sequence is MEFGRFLLNYLIKRNLFGSSENDEADMPANTLPARVVRVVDGDTFVANINGKEEKVRLILVDTPETVHSSKPTELFGPEASEFAKEMLEGKEVRLELDVSERDRYGRVLVYVDKASENKDRVTDDQTTNTFHYNKTEFETKKNFRPGFAFFAGIVVGVFIVTISLLYNDHLSLQSSDAVSSEFDSVQGFTYNEEFPNNISVENLEEVIPIEIEAIETINQANYLYSHRYGFVPDHIAEQEEKESL
- a CDS encoding aminotransferase class I/II-fold pyridoxal phosphate-dependent enzyme, with product MFFNPGDIVLTENPAYLAALQVFESYEAHVIGVESDEHGMLPDDLEAKIKRYRPKCIYVVPTFSNQTGKVWSPERRKLLLKRNSLKHIM
- a CDS encoding DUF4372 domain-containing protein, with protein sequence MDKNTLFSSFGKWVEPINMLNFQERVEKTQQDKYVKKLTTKAYLLLMIHAQLHEKKSLRDISDGLLDEDFQAELGLQSISASQLSRKNNEVNTSLLSQLFLDLVQKIGSSLFTVELARSREDYPCQLFIVSLFSGEPSSPNRLTAIPRIEVDVIKLTKNKSSP
- a CDS encoding SDR family oxidoreductase, with translation MKVLVVGANGQIGRHLVRLLSNSREHEVRAMVRNDEQAQFFQEQGVETVVADLEGTVEEIRKAAEGCEAIVFTAGSGSHTGPDKTILVDLDGAVKTIEAAEQANIKRFIMVSALSAHIREKWREGIKHYFAAKHYADRMLMSSQLNYTIIRPGRLLNEPGTGKISVGEQLERGSIPREDVAATIVASLNEENTLKRGFDVISGETPITDALKNMS
- a CDS encoding TIGR04104 family putative zinc finger protein, coding for MFTLDASMRCPYCEKKQYLTTKSRRRSSLCGFVPPLTLLLPIIFDASSLTTIIILIGSSLLMIGIWPFFIELSNQEEPLW